The Lactuca sativa cultivar Salinas chromosome 2, Lsat_Salinas_v11, whole genome shotgun sequence genome includes a window with the following:
- the LOC111876428 gene encoding serine/threonine-protein kinase BLUS1 translates to MEVPKKKFPLDAKDYKLYEEVGEGVSASVYRALCVPLNEIVAIKVLDLEKCNNDLDGIRREVQTMSLINHPNLLRAYCSFTTGHSLWVVMPYMAGGSCLHIMKSSFAEGFEEPVIATLLREVLKALIYLHAHGHIHRDVKAGNILVDYNGSIKLADFGVSACMFDAGDRQRSRNTFVGTPCWMAPEVMQQLHGYDFKADIWSFGITALELAHGHAPFSKYPPMKVLLMTLQNAPPGLDYERDKKFSKSFKEMVAACLVKDPKKRPSSEKLLKHPFFKHAKTADYLERTILDGLSPLGDRFRMLKAKEADLIVQNKDLYGDKEHLSQQEYIRGISAWNFNLEDLKNQAALIDLDEISNVEDPKTTEQQNGVNGVTLPPEKLSPEIDINNNNNNNHSDAKTGDEIPILENSLASFPIEPLQALEGCFDVCEDDVATVSLTGQDENPLSPVKLPLKTKDQETETRENVVVKKSLQRITITGSKKFMSGSLLPDNVLSPNKLVANGERDHLQPRFRVERNYSGPLQHLHKNNMMEDVPGAVVQLKGRFKVTEADFTPKATGGMPSPPTSTLPVASLLPSLQSILQHNTSQREEILGLIKSMEQASGSSGNQTEHVESGNGDISQTPPTLRERELHSQVIQLQQSIGSLVEQLQRQKMRNAQLEKKVSELVKKNSIKEV, encoded by the exons ATGGAAGTGCCAAAAAAGAAGTTTCCCCTTGATGCAAAGGATTACAAGTTATATGAGGAAGTTGGTGAAGGAGTCAGTGCTTCAGTGTATAGGGCACTTTGTGTTCCATTGAATGAGATTGTCGCAATCAAGGTTCTTGATTTGGAAAAGTGTAATAACGACCTg GATGGAATCCGTCGCGAAGTACAGACAATGAGCTTGATCAATCATCCGAATTTATTAAGGGCATATTGCTCTTTCACAACAGGCCATAGTCTGTGGGTTGTTATGCCATATATGGCTGGGGGATCGTGTCTTCACATAATGAAATCATCTTTTGCAGAAGGTTTTGAAGAGCCTGTTATTGCTACATTGTTGAGAGAGGTTCTTAAAGCTTTGATTTATCTTCATGCTCATGGCCATATTCATAGAGATGTGAAAGCAGGGAACATATTAGTTGATTATAATGGTTCCATTAAGTTAGCAGATTTTGGAGTTTCTGCATGCATGTTTGATGCTGGTGATCGACAACGTTCAAGAAATACATTTGTGGGAACTCCCTGttg GATGGCACCTGAAGTTATGCAGCAATTGCATGGATACGACTTCAA AGCAGATATCTGGTCATTTGGAATCACAGCACTAGAACTAGCTCATGGCCATGCACCCTTTTCCAAGTATCCACCAATGAAA GTTTTGCTTATGACTCTGCAAAATGCACCGCCGGGTCTCGATTATGAAAGGGACaagaaattttcaaag TCTTTTAAAGAAATGGTGGCTGCTTGTTTAGTGAAAGACCCAAAGAAACGTCCCTCTTCTGAAAAGCTATTGAAGCACCCTTTCTTCAAGCATGCAAAAACAGCTGATTATTTGGAACGTACTATTCTTGATGGACTTTCTCCCTTAGGTGATCGTTTTAGGATGCTAAAG gCCAAAGAAGCCGATCTTATTGTACAGAACAAGGATTTATATGGAGATAAGGAACATTTATCACAG CAAGAGTATATACGAGGAATTAGTGCGTGGAACTTTAACTTGGAGGATTTAAAGAATCAGGCTGCACTT ATCGACTTGGATGAAATTTCAAATGTAGAAGACCCGAAAACTACAGAGCAACAAAATGGAGTCAATGGTGTTACATTACCACCAGAAAAGTTGTCCCCTGAGATAgatatcaataataataataataataatcattcaGATGCTAAAACAGGTGATGAAATTCctattttggagaactcattaGCATCATTTCCAATAGAGCCTCTTCAAGCACTCGA GGGATGTTTTGATGTCTGTGAAGATGATGTGGCGACTGTTAGCCTAACTGGACAAGATGAGAATCCATTAAGCCCTGTAAAGCTGCCATTAAAAACTAAGGACCAGGAAACCGAAACAAGAGAAAATGTTGTAGTAAAAAAGTCTTTACAGAGAATTACAATCACCGGGTCAAAAAAATTTATGAGTGGTTCATTACTACCTGACAATGTTCTTTCTCCTAATAAGTTAGTTGCCAATGGTGAAAG GGATCATCTCCAACCGAGATTCCGAGTTGAGCGAAATTACAGTGGTCCATTACAACATCTTCATAAGAATAATATGA TGGAAGATGTACCAGGAGCTGTGGTTCAACTCAAGGGACGTTTTAAAGTGACTGAAGCAGATTTTACCCCAAag GCGACAGGTGGCATGCCTAGTCCTCCAACTTCAACTCTACCAGTTGCCTCTCTTCTTCCATCCTTACAAAGCATTTTGCAGCATAACACATCACAAAGG GAAGAGATACTTGGATTAATCAAGTCTATGGAGCAAGCTTCTGGTTCTTCAGGCAATCAGACAGAGCATGTGGAGTCAGGAAACGGGGATATTTCACAA ACCCCTCCTACTCTAAGGGAGAGAGAACTGCATTCTCAGGTGATCCAGTTACAACAAAG CATTGGGAGTCTGGTTGAGCAATTGCAAAGACAGAAAATGAGAAATGCTCAG TTGGAAAAGAAAGTGAGTGAATTGGTGAAGAAAAATAGCATTAAGGaagtatga
- the LOC111876427 gene encoding uncharacterized protein LOC111876427, with amino-acid sequence MDDASSPSFPVRYKKLSIDIKESKIDIVICSHDDHFLVIATQIGTMGTIMHARKEEGMLNNPTFNVSVIFGKRDEPMLVACARQLIEHISNSGSSKPLTLSLGLKDHSMETLKGIVSAVIENRLW; translated from the exons ATGGATGATGCTTCAAGTCCTTCTTTCCCTGTTCGCTACAAGAAATTGTCGATCGATATCAAG GAAAGTAAGATCGATATAGTCATTTGTAGCCACGATGATCATTTTTTG GTTATCGCTACGCAAATTGGGACTATGGGAACTATAATGCATGCAAG GAAGGAGGAAGGGATGCTGAATAATCCTACTTTCAATGTATCTGTGATATTTGGTAAACGAGATGAG CCTATGCTAGTGGCATGTGCACGCCAGCTTATTGAACATATAAG TAATTCTGGCTCTTCAAAACCGTTGACGCTTTCACTTGGTCTCAAGGACCATTCCATG GAGACTCTCAAAGGAATCGTTTCTGCTGTGATTGAGAACAGATTGTGGTAA